A genomic window from Motilibacter aurantiacus includes:
- a CDS encoding NADH-quinone oxidoreductase subunit J, which yields MSPDPLLAAAQQTSGAEAFGFWVLGPIAVLAALAMLFVRKAVHSALLLALTMMVLAVFYLAQSGPFLGVVQVVVYTGAVMMLFLFVLMLVGVDSSDSLVETLRGQRLTGLLLALGFGVLLVGALGSAAFDDVTVVGLGAANADGNVEGIARLLFTDYVLAFEVTSALLITAAVGAMVLAHRERLTARKTQRELSEERFRSDEHPGPLPPPGVYARHNAVDFPALLPDGSTADLSVSRVLVARGDVREAAPEVEATEQRSLEAGEAPEDVRPEPPHGGRY from the coding sequence GTGAGCCCCGACCCGCTGCTCGCCGCGGCCCAGCAGACCTCGGGGGCCGAGGCGTTCGGCTTCTGGGTGCTGGGGCCGATCGCGGTCCTCGCGGCGCTGGCGATGCTGTTCGTGCGCAAGGCGGTCCACTCGGCTCTGCTGCTCGCGCTGACCATGATGGTCCTCGCCGTGTTCTACCTCGCCCAGAGCGGGCCGTTCCTCGGCGTGGTGCAGGTCGTCGTCTACACCGGCGCCGTGATGATGCTCTTCCTGTTCGTCCTCATGCTCGTGGGCGTCGACTCCAGCGACTCTCTGGTCGAGACCCTGCGCGGGCAGCGGCTCACCGGGCTGCTGCTCGCTCTGGGGTTCGGCGTGCTGCTCGTGGGCGCCCTCGGCTCGGCCGCGTTCGACGACGTCACGGTCGTCGGGCTCGGGGCGGCCAACGCCGACGGCAACGTCGAGGGCATCGCCCGGCTGCTCTTCACCGACTACGTGCTGGCCTTCGAGGTGACGAGCGCGCTGCTCATCACCGCGGCCGTCGGCGCGATGGTGCTGGCGCACCGCGAGCGGCTCACGGCGCGCAAGACCCAGCGCGAGCTGTCGGAGGAACGGTTCCGCTCCGACGAGCACCCCGGCCCGCTGCCTCCCCCCGGCGTGTACGCGCGGCACAATGCCGTCGACTTCCCGGCGCTGCTGCCCGACGGGAGCACCGCGGACCTGTCGGTGTCCCGCGTGCTCGTGGCGCGCGGCGACGTCCGCGAGGCGGCCCCCGAGGTCGAGGCCACGGAGCAGCGGTCGCTCGAGGCCGGAGAGGCGCCGGAGGACGTGCGCCCGGAGCCGCCGCACGGAGGGCGCTACTGA
- the nuoK gene encoding NADH-quinone oxidoreductase subunit NuoK produces the protein MGVQNYLYLSAILFTIGAAGVLLRRNAIVVFMCVELMLNATNLAFVTFARIHGNLDGQVIAFFVMVVAAAEVVVGLAIIVTIFRTRRSTSVDDANLLKY, from the coding sequence ATGGGCGTGCAGAACTACCTGTACCTGTCCGCGATCCTCTTCACGATCGGCGCGGCAGGCGTGCTGCTGCGGCGCAACGCCATCGTGGTCTTCATGTGCGTGGAGCTGATGCTCAACGCCACCAACCTGGCCTTCGTCACCTTCGCCCGCATCCACGGCAACCTCGACGGCCAGGTCATCGCGTTCTTCGTGATGGTGGTGGCCGCGGCGGAGGTCGTGGTGGGGCTCGCCATCATCGTGACGATCTTCCGGACGCGGCGGTCCACCTCGGTCGACGACGCCAACCTCCTCAAGTACTGA
- the nuoI gene encoding NADH-quinone oxidoreductase subunit NuoI — MAEERTPATRPAGTTAPAGADRPQPGALDPVKGFGVTFSTMFKKVVTEQYPEEKKPTAPRFHGRHQLNRYPDGLEKCIGCELCAWACPADAIYVEGADNTEEERYSPGERYGRVYQINYLRCIFCGLCIEACPTRALTMTNEYELADTSRADLIFEKQDLLGPMLSGMVPAPHPMVEGTDADDYYGGRVSGATDAQIRYAAERAGRPIVTPAEEAPL, encoded by the coding sequence GTGGCTGAGGAACGCACACCCGCGACCCGTCCGGCCGGGACGACGGCCCCCGCCGGGGCGGACCGCCCCCAGCCGGGCGCTCTCGACCCGGTCAAGGGCTTCGGCGTCACGTTCTCGACGATGTTCAAGAAGGTCGTGACCGAGCAGTACCCCGAGGAGAAGAAGCCGACCGCGCCGCGGTTCCACGGCCGGCACCAGCTCAACCGCTACCCGGACGGGCTGGAGAAGTGCATCGGCTGCGAGCTCTGCGCCTGGGCCTGCCCGGCGGACGCGATCTACGTCGAGGGCGCCGACAACACCGAGGAGGAGCGCTACTCCCCCGGTGAGCGCTACGGCCGCGTCTACCAGATCAACTACCTCCGCTGTATTTTCTGCGGCCTGTGCATCGAGGCCTGCCCCACGCGCGCGCTCACGATGACCAACGAGTACGAGCTGGCGGACACCTCACGGGCCGACCTCATCTTCGAGAAGCAGGACCTGCTCGGCCCCATGCTCTCGGGCATGGTGCCCGCGCCGCACCCGATGGTCGAGGGCACAGACGCGGACGACTACTACGGCGGCCGGGTGTCCGGGGCGACCGACGCCCAGATCCGGTACGCCGCCGAGCGTGCGGGCCGGCCGATCGTCACGCCCGCCGAGGAGGCACCGCTGTGA
- the nuoL gene encoding NADH-quinone oxidoreductase subunit L: MAQASGTADLTWLLLAFPIAGATVLLLGGRRTDGFGHLLGTLASAASFVVALVLWLDMIGRDAAERATVQKLWTAIDVGRFHVDIALQLDQLSMAFVLLITGVGTLIHVYSIGYMARDPDRRRFFAYLNLFVAAMLLLVLGSDYFTVYIGWEGVGLASYLLIGFWGRNPAYATAAKKAFVANRVGDVGMSLAIILMFTTFGATDFVRVHAAAAGAGEGTLTAIGLLLLLAACGKSAQLPLQSWLGDAMAGPTPVSALIHAATMVTAGVYLIVRSGPIFDLAPTAQLVVAIVGAVTLVFGAVIGLAKDDIKKALAASTMSQIGYMVLAAGLGPAGYAVAVFHLLTHGFFKAGLFLGAGSVMHAMNDTTDMRRFGGLRSVMPVTFVTFGLGYLAIIGFPLLSGFWSKDKIIETAFHEGGVKGWTLGVVALLGAGITAFYMTRVMVMTFFGPRRWADDAHPHEAPAVMTAPMVVLALGSVFLGGVLAYGGMLQDWLEPVVGGHGEEEGVTTLSPIVVTLLTLLVVAGGAAGAWLQYGRREVPVVAPVGSPATIAARRDLYQDAVNEAVLMRPGQYLTRSLVYADNRGVDGVVNGFAALVGGTSGRLRRLQTGFVRSYALSMLGGAALVVGALLLVRI; this comes from the coding sequence GTGGCGCAGGCCAGCGGCACCGCCGACCTGACGTGGCTGCTGCTCGCCTTCCCGATCGCGGGGGCGACGGTCCTGCTGCTCGGCGGCCGCCGCACGGACGGGTTCGGGCACCTGCTCGGGACGCTCGCCTCGGCGGCGTCCTTCGTCGTGGCGCTGGTGCTCTGGCTGGACATGATCGGGCGCGACGCCGCCGAGCGCGCGACGGTCCAGAAGCTCTGGACCGCGATCGACGTCGGGCGCTTCCACGTCGACATCGCGCTGCAGCTGGACCAGCTGTCGATGGCGTTCGTGCTGCTCATCACCGGCGTCGGCACGCTGATCCACGTCTACTCGATCGGCTACATGGCGCGCGACCCCGACCGGCGCCGGTTCTTCGCCTACCTCAACCTCTTCGTCGCGGCGATGCTGCTGCTCGTCCTCGGGTCGGACTACTTCACGGTCTACATCGGCTGGGAGGGCGTCGGCCTCGCGTCGTACCTGCTGATCGGGTTCTGGGGGCGCAACCCGGCCTACGCCACGGCGGCGAAGAAGGCGTTCGTCGCCAACCGGGTCGGCGACGTCGGCATGTCGCTCGCGATCATCCTGATGTTCACCACCTTCGGCGCCACGGACTTCGTGCGGGTGCACGCCGCCGCGGCCGGGGCCGGCGAGGGGACGCTCACGGCCATCGGCCTGCTGCTCCTGCTGGCGGCCTGCGGCAAGTCCGCGCAGCTGCCGCTGCAGTCCTGGCTCGGCGACGCCATGGCCGGCCCGACGCCGGTCTCGGCGCTCATCCATGCCGCCACGATGGTCACCGCCGGCGTCTACCTCATCGTCCGCTCCGGGCCGATCTTCGACCTCGCCCCCACGGCACAGCTGGTCGTGGCGATCGTGGGCGCGGTCACGCTGGTCTTCGGGGCCGTGATCGGCCTGGCCAAGGACGACATCAAGAAGGCGCTCGCGGCCTCGACGATGAGCCAGATCGGCTACATGGTCCTCGCAGCCGGGCTCGGGCCGGCGGGGTACGCGGTGGCGGTCTTCCACCTGCTGACCCACGGCTTCTTCAAGGCCGGGCTCTTCCTCGGCGCCGGGTCCGTCATGCACGCAATGAACGACACCACCGACATGCGCCGCTTCGGCGGGCTGCGCTCGGTCATGCCGGTGACCTTCGTGACCTTCGGGCTCGGCTACCTCGCGATCATCGGCTTCCCGCTGCTGTCCGGCTTCTGGAGCAAGGACAAGATCATCGAGACCGCGTTCCACGAGGGCGGTGTCAAGGGCTGGACGCTCGGCGTCGTGGCGCTGCTCGGGGCCGGCATCACCGCGTTCTACATGACCCGCGTGATGGTGATGACCTTCTTCGGCCCGCGCCGCTGGGCCGACGACGCCCACCCGCACGAGGCGCCGGCGGTCATGACCGCCCCGATGGTCGTGCTGGCGCTCGGCTCGGTGTTCCTCGGCGGGGTGCTGGCGTACGGCGGCATGCTGCAGGACTGGCTCGAGCCGGTGGTCGGCGGGCACGGCGAGGAGGAGGGCGTCACGACGCTCTCGCCCATCGTCGTGACCCTGCTGACGCTGCTCGTCGTGGCAGGTGGCGCGGCGGGGGCCTGGCTGCAGTACGGGCGGCGCGAGGTCCCGGTCGTCGCCCCGGTGGGCTCCCCGGCCACCATCGCCGCGCGGCGCGACCTCTACCAGGACGCGGTCAACGAGGCCGTGCTCATGCGCCCGGGCCAGTACCTCACCCGCTCGCTGGTCTACGCGGACAACCGCGGCGTGGACGGCGTGGTGAACGGCTTCGCCGCCCTCGTGGGCGGAACCTCCGGCCGGCTGCGCAGGCTGCAGACCGGGTTCGTGCGCAGCTACGCCCTGTCCATGCTCGGTGGCGCCGCCCTCGTGGTCGGCGCCCTTCTCCTCGTGAGGATCTGA